GAGATGACGAAAGCCGATTGAGCCAGGACCACCAAAATTATGATTATGGCGAGTACTACTCTGATCATGTCCTAATTGCCTTTCTTTTCCGTCGACTTTTCTTGGTCGGCGGGACTGGACTGCATCATCGCAGCACTGGGGGGCGTAAGCGGAAGAACAGGCAATACTCTGGAACTTCCATTCTCCATTATGTACTTCTTGGTTCCAGGAAGGAACTGCTCGGCGGTTTCCAGATAAAGGCGCTCTCGCGTGACACTCGGCGATTTCACGTATTCCCGCAGGACAGTCGTGAACCTTTCTGCATCGCCTTTTGCACGGATAACACGCTGCGCTTTGTAGGCTTCAGCTTCGCGAATGGTTTGCTGCGCCTGACCTCTGGCTTTGGGGATGACGTCTTCTCTGAATCCTTCAGCTTCTTTTATCAGGCGTTCGCGATCTTCCCAGGCTCGAACAACATCATGAAATGCCTCCTGCACTTGAGCAGGAGGATCGACCACGAGAAGTCGTGCCTGAGTAACCTTCAGCCCTGTATTGTACGAATCGAGAAGTCGTTGCAGGTATGTCTCAACCTTCTGCTGAATCTCAAGGCGGCCCTCTGTCATCGTATGATCGATGGTGTTTTCCCCGACGACTCCACGAAGCGCCACTTCAGCAGAGGTCTTCAGCGCATTTTCGGGGGCATCGGCACCGAACAGGAACTTGACCGGATCTTGGACCAAGTATTGAACAAACAGTTGAACATCCACTATGTTTTCGTCACCAGTCAGCATGAGCGATTCCACGGGAACAGTCCGCGTCCTGTTGCGGTCGGACCTGAACCCGATTTCTGCACGCCGGACCTTGGCAATATCCACAACAGTATGGGACATGAAAGGTTTAGGCAGCCGATATCTTAATCCTGGATCGGTGATGGAGTGCACTTCTCCGAACATGAGGACCACGCCTTTTTCGCCGGGTCCCACGATATAAATGCCCGAAGCAAGATATACAAGGAAAAGAATCAAAATAAAAAAGAAAAGTCCGCGGCCTTTCAGGAACCGGTCCATTAAAGCTCTGAAATCTTCTACGCCGCGTTGTAGATCGCGCACAGGGTTAGGATCTTCTCTCGGCCTGAATTGGTCCATTGTCCCTCCTTTGAACCACCATCCCCCTTTTATAGTTCATGACCGATGGGAAAGCAAATATCTCGTACCTTCGTTCCCAAGGGTCTGATATAACAAAATCAGGCAACGATCCGACTTGACGCTCCACAGATCACGGATGAATACTGGTGCGACTTCTAATACCATTTCGCAGTTATGCATATATCTATAGTTTCGCGATTCTTGCATGGTCGAGTCCGCGCGTGGAGCGCGGGCCGTTGAGTTTTTCGAACTTATTGATTCGGCTGGCTTTCGAATAAATTCTCAGCGAGAAATGACTCCTTCGAGCTGCTGCCAGCATGTCTGAAAAGGTGAACGACTTTTTCCGGCAGTACCAGGGAGCCGGGTCGGCAACGAGGTTCTTTGCAGTGACGAATTGCCCAACGAACCAAAGCACTACAAAGCAGTAGGCCCAGTAAGCAAACATAGGGGCACGGGTTACCGAGGTCTCTTTCCGACACTGAGGTTCAGCCGCACCCAGGAGGTTCTTGGTCTCTCGATTGGTCATCTCAATGCTAAAGCGTGCAGCGTAGCGCTCGATAATCTGCTGTGGTGCAGCCTGAGGGTCCGTATCGAAAAACACCATATTGGCATGGTGGCCGGCCGGGTCATGGCACAACACGATCGAAAGAGGCTGTTGCCCTGCGCTATGATACCATAGCGCCGTGAACTGATGTATCAGGAGCTTAGTTTGTTTTCCATAGCAGAAGACCCTAATCTCATTCCACCCCAGATTGGGGTCCTGGAACATCGTTTCCAGGGAGGGCAGTCGAGCGCCTCTCTTGCGAGGTCTGCCCATCACTGTAAATGGAGCAGGTTCCAGCACAGCGAACAAAGCTGCATCCTTTCTCAGCCTCCCTGTAATGTGCACATTCTTGGGTCGTGCTTTGAGGATGGTATCGCAGCAGTATCCCAGGTCGAACACAATTCTCAGTCTTTCTCCCTCTTGGAGCCATGAATGAGTCAGATTTATAAGATCCAATCCAAGTTCGGGTTTTGTCTTGTAGGGCAGGCTCTTGGGATTAAACTTGGCCTTTGGCGGCCACCAAAGGCGGGCAGCGTATGGCAGACAAAACATGCGATCGCTGATGCCGGGAAGGCGAATCGCCAGTCCTATGATGACAAAGCACACTCCATACCCCTTTTGCTTAGTATGCTTTGGGAGTGAACCATCATGCTGCCAGCCCGCGCCACAGATCTTCTTGCCAGTGTGCTTGTTCAAGGTGTCGTCAATCACCACAAGGATCTCGATCCCTTCTGCAATCAGCGTTTCTACCAACATTCTGAAGACGAAATAGGAGACAAAGTCAGTCTCCCATCGTCCCTTGCCGAGGAATCGGTAGATGCTGGCGAAGTGCTTGGATTCATGGAGTCTCATGGTCAGAATCACCTGGCTGATAGTGTGCTTGCCCATAGTGAGCACCCAACCGACCACCAGCGCAACGAAGATACGGAAACTCGGTGCGCTGAAACACGCTCTGAAATGAATCTCGTCAATCCCGAACGGATCTGGTATAGATCTCTTCAACTGGCGTTCCTCCTTCCCAGAATCTTTACACAAAACCGGGTATGTGCGGAACGCCTTATTTTTTCAAGGATTATCTCACCATCTAACCGTCCAGAATACAAAAAGGGCGAAACTATAGATATATAGGAATTGCCAAAACCAATGCCCGATTGAGGACAGGGATACTGGTAGGTGCCGTGCCTCCGTGCCGGCACGTCTTCAATATGATCAATGATATCGCTAAAATGGACCGGCAGGGACGCCGGTCCCCACCAATATCCTGTAATTCCACACGCGGGACAAACGACGAAATTTTTGGCACTGACTATAAGATAGCGAAGGCTCGGGGATGAGTTGGTAAAGCGCTCTGCTATACATGAAAGGTCAAGTGAACGATAAAAAAAAGGGACGAAATAGGGATCGTCCCTTGAGGAATTGTAGCGATCAGCCGAATGGTGGGTTATTCGCGAATATTTGTTCCTTTTGAAGAGTGCTGTTACGGCATCCGTCCGTTTCGAATTTCCAGGAGGGCCCTGTTAAACATTTCTCTTGCCTGTAGCTTTCTTTCCTGAAGAGCGGCTCGCCACGCGTCTACTTTCTCAATTGCTTCTTCTTCCCAGGGTAGCCAGCTTGAAGCTTCCCGTTTTCTGATACCTTTTTCCAGGTCTTCCGGTATTGGAGGGTTACAGCATTCCTTATAGTGGCCCTCAATTTTGCGGAGAAACTTGAAAAGCTGCTTCATCTGCTTTTTTGTCAATGTGCGATCAGGCTCATCTTCTCCGAACACTTCCTTGCGAAAGCTTACGCTGTTTTCCGTCTTCAGTTCCTCAATAAGCTTCTTCAGGTACTTGTAGTTACGATTAAAATCATACGAATCCAGAACCCCTGCGGAGGAGACGTGAGACGCGCTCTGAGTCATTGGGCACTCCTTTAGACTGTTATTTATATGTG
The sequence above is a segment of the Desulfomonile tiedjei DSM 6799 genome. Coding sequences within it:
- the hflK gene encoding FtsH protease activity modulator HflK gives rise to the protein MDQFRPREDPNPVRDLQRGVEDFRALMDRFLKGRGLFFFILILFLVYLASGIYIVGPGEKGVVLMFGEVHSITDPGLRYRLPKPFMSHTVVDIAKVRRAEIGFRSDRNRTRTVPVESLMLTGDENIVDVQLFVQYLVQDPVKFLFGADAPENALKTSAEVALRGVVGENTIDHTMTEGRLEIQQKVETYLQRLLDSYNTGLKVTQARLLVVDPPAQVQEAFHDVVRAWEDRERLIKEAEGFREDVIPKARGQAQQTIREAEAYKAQRVIRAKGDAERFTTVLREYVKSPSVTRERLYLETAEQFLPGTKKYIMENGSSRVLPVLPLTPPSAAMMQSSPADQEKSTEKKGN
- a CDS encoding IS701 family transposase, yielding MKRSIPDPFGIDEIHFRACFSAPSFRIFVALVVGWVLTMGKHTISQVILTMRLHESKHFASIYRFLGKGRWETDFVSYFVFRMLVETLIAEGIEILVVIDDTLNKHTGKKICGAGWQHDGSLPKHTKQKGYGVCFVIIGLAIRLPGISDRMFCLPYAARLWWPPKAKFNPKSLPYKTKPELGLDLINLTHSWLQEGERLRIVFDLGYCCDTILKARPKNVHITGRLRKDAALFAVLEPAPFTVMGRPRKRGARLPSLETMFQDPNLGWNEIRVFCYGKQTKLLIHQFTALWYHSAGQQPLSIVLCHDPAGHHANMVFFDTDPQAAPQQIIERYAARFSIEMTNRETKNLLGAAEPQCRKETSVTRAPMFAYWAYCFVVLWFVGQFVTAKNLVADPAPWYCRKKSFTFSDMLAAARRSHFSLRIYSKASRINKFEKLNGPRSTRGLDHARIAKL